One stretch of Daphnia pulicaria isolate SC F1-1A chromosome 6, SC_F0-13Bv2, whole genome shotgun sequence DNA includes these proteins:
- the LOC124342138 gene encoding dermonecrotic toxin LarSicTox-betaID1-like codes for MKLSVIVVSTIIYFAIICVVSASPQITVIAHMTNTPNAIRWALEQGANGIKTDLKFDGTRPVQFHHGAHCDCFCLLQFLSIQDHGCRSLGKGCSGSTSVAEMTHVLGSPEITSSHLALIYIDVKLEKSIRNYAQAGANVVRMINENVISRGYRGQILLGCSTISRVDYLRGALQEAQHSEYVDR; via the coding sequence ATGAAGCTCTCGGTAATTGTGGTGTCTACTATCATTTATTTTGCAATCATCTGTGTCGTTAGCGCATCGCCCCAGATTACCGTCATCGCTCACATGACCAACACACCGAACGCTATTCGCTGGGCTCTGGAACAAGGCGCCAACGGAATCAAAACGGATCTGAAGTTTGACGGCACTCGTCCCGTCCAGTTCCACCACGGGGCTCATTGTGACTGCTTTTGTTTGCTACAGTTTTTATCAATTCAAGATCACGGATGCAGATCACTAGGCAAAGGCTGTTCCGGCTCCACCAGTGTTGCAGAAATGACGCACGTCCTGGGCAGCCCCGAGATAACATCCTCCCATCTGGCACTCATCTACATCGACGTCAAACTGGAAAAATCCATCCGAAATTACGCCCAAGCTGGAGCCAACGTAGTGCGGATGATCAACGAGAATGTCATTTCACGGGGTTATCGCGGTCAAATTCTTCTGGGTTGCTCGACTATTTCACGAGTTGATTACCTGCGCGGGGCTTTACAGGAAGCACAACATTCCGAATACGTCGATCGCTAA
- the LOC124342139 gene encoding uncharacterized protein LOC124342139: MESCSPKLIPADPHTQLSANMSPKTEKEIDDMKKVPYREAVGSLLYLATTTRPDIAFPLGQVSQFCQNQGYGHWNAVKRIISYLSGTPNHGLQFKEGSCRDVIGYIDADFARDVDNRKSTTGSFGSEPEAYPQAHAWQLQNFQRPLSALNARDLLNFSSCTKITRLLAASCPDLLAVTETWFTDAAGDQDARSVCPSGYSAVQKPRNLVLTKKKSCGGLALFHKNSVKVTVLSEFPDFLSFECLDLSVATKSTKVRLIVIYRPPDKSRAQFIEEFSSLLESTVSVSSKLLITGDFNLHTDAYANHFLTLVESFGLQQHVNQPTHNDDHILDLVLSRQSESLVKSTHVDDSLGWNISDHSAIKCVLNIRPPRWPTKTITFRSFKSIDLDAFLLDIDSLPLVQSPTDSLDGLVTQYNDGIRSTIDQHAPLQTKTIVLRPSAPWRSFEIRGLKAMAGWAERMWQAARRKRDPASERFHKVYRKHRLNYSTTLVAARTDSVREHRPCVQEVVDDLSEFFSSKISTIRSNVDRVAESTSSHTLQHEQSFLRLHEENGLLKFRSVSTAEVSKLIESSPTKSCSLDPLPTQLLKKCLVVLVRPITDIINNLSLSTGAFPSSLKHGIITPLLKKSTLDWNVLSNFLPVSNLSFLSKLIERAVLMLLTEHLSKFCLLPVHQSAYGANHSTETALLSLFDDLLTTADQKDASALVLLDLSTAFDTIDHQILLERLSHCFGLSSTAVNWFSSYLSNRTQSVHVGAYTSAVVHLLFGVAQGSVLGGPLFIMYVTPFSEATKTEGVKVSQFSDDKQARSRFALKEDFSSQSQCRTRLGFWFEKTDAWLTINRVQLNIPKSTLIYTYNPGKGSTTRHIDSTPLQIGSSLVQPSTTACNLGVIIDTHLKMEAQVKKTSRAANFHLNRINKIPRFLDFSSVKCVVNALVLSRFEYCNSLYLNLPSSLLKRLQRVQNAAVRTIFNLRKREHVSIHRQSLHWLEIADRAKLKVACLTFRCLNGSAPPYLSDLISCYSLSRELRSGDKNLLICKPFRLTLFGKRAFSCASPLLWNSLPHPVRQAPNLNTFRSLVILHLLSKNCN; encoded by the exons ATGGAGAGCTGCAGCCCGAAGCTGATACCGGCTGACCCGCACACTCAACTCAGCGCCAACATGTCACCAAAAACGGAGAAAGAAATTGATGATATGAAGAAAGTACCGTACCGTGAAGCTGTTGGGTCTTTACTCTACTTAGCGACAACTACTCGTCCGGATATAGCTTTTCCCTTAGGGCAAGTGTCACAGTTTTGTCAGAACCAGGGCTATGGACACTGGAATGCTGTGAAAAGGATCATCTCTTACCTATCAGGAACGCCTAATCATGGACTTCAATTCAAGGAGGGCAGCTGCAGAGATGTCATCGGGTACATTGATGCTGATTTCGCGAGAGACGTGGATAACAGAAAATCGACTACAGG ATCTTTTGGCTCTGAGCCTGAGGCCTACCCCCAGGCTCATGCCTGGCAACTACAGAATTTTCAGAGACCTTTGTCTGCTT TAAATGCAAGGGACCTCCTCAATTTCTCTTCCTGCACTAAAATTACCCGTCTACTCGCTGCGTCTTGTCCTGACCTGCTTGCGGTAACTGAGACTTGGTTTACTGATGCTGCTGGTGACCAAGACGCCAGGTCTGTCTGCCCAAGCGGCTACTCAGCAGTGCAGAAGCCTAGAAACCTGGTTctaacgaaaaagaagagttgTGGTGGTTTGGCTCTCTTCCACAAAAACTCAGTCAAAGTGACAGTGTTGTCTGAGTTCcctgattttctttctttcgagtGCCTCGACCTTAGTGTTGCGACCAAATCTACAAAAGTCCGTCTCATTGTCATCTACAGACCACCGGATAAATCACGCGCCCAATTCATTGAAGAATTCTCTTCTCTACTGGAATCTACAGTTTCAGTCTCCTCGAAGCTATTGATCACTGGAGACTTCAATCTTCATACCGACGCGTATGCCAATCATTTTCTGACTCTCGTCGAGTCTTTTGGCTTGCAGCAACACGTGAACCAACCCACACACAACGATGATCACATTCTCGACTTGGTTCTCTCCCGTCAGTCGGAATCCCTGGTAAAATCCACTCACGTTGATGACAGCTTAGGTTGGAATATCTCTGATCACTCTGCTATCAAGTGTGTGCTCAACATCCGACCTCCCCGTTGGCCGACTAAGACCATCACCTTCAGGTCGTTCAAGTCCATTGACTTGGACGCTTTTCTCTTGGACATTGACTCTCTGCCGTTGGTACAGTCTCCAACCGACTCACTGGATGGCCTTGTCACCCAGTACAACGATGGCATCCGCTCCACTATCGATCAACATGCTCCTCTTCAGACGAAAACCATTGTTCTTCGTCCTTCTGCTCCTTGGAGATCCTTTGAAATCCGAGGCCTTAAAGCGATGGCAGGATGGGCCGAGCGAATGTGGCAGGCTGCTAGGAGAAAACGCGACCCAGCCAGTGAACGATTCCACAAAGTCTACAGAAAACACCGATTAAATTACTCTACTACTCTTGTCGCCGCAAGAACCGATTCAGTTCGGGAAC ATCGTCCCTGCGTGCAGGAAGTTGTCGACGACCTAAGCGAATTCTTCTCGTCTAAAATCTCTACAATACGATCGAATGTGGACCGTGTGGCTGAGTCTACCTCTTCTCACACACTTCAGCACGAGCAGTCCTTCCTTCGGCTACATGAAGAAAATGGCCTGCTCAAGTTTCGATCTGTGTCCACTGCGGAGGTGTCCAAACTTATCGAATCGTCGCCAACGAAGTCGTGTTCCTTGGACCCACTACCAACTCAACTGCTCAAGAAGTGCCTCGTGGTCCTAGTTAGACCAATAACCGACATCATCAATAACCTTTCCCTTTCTACTGGCGCTTTTCCTTCCAGTCTGAAACATGGCATCATCACGCCTCTCCTGAAAAAATCAACTCTTGACTGGAACGTACTAAGCAACTTTCTCCCAGTATCAaacctttcatttctttcgaaACTGATCGAGAGAGCTGTTCTCATGTTGCTGACCGAACACTTGTCTAAGTTCTGCCTACTTCCGGTACACCAATCAGCCTACGGAGCCAACCATTCAACTGAGACAGCCTTACTCTCCTTATTTGATGACCTTCTCACCACAGCAGATCAAAAAGACGCAAGTGCTCTTGTTCTTCTCGACCTGTCCACGGCATTCGACACAATTGATCACCAAATACTGCTTGAGAGACTGTCCCACTGTTTCGGTCTTTCTAGCACCGCTGTCAACTGGTTCTCATCATACTTAAGCAACAGAACGCAGTCCGTCCATGTTGGTGCATATACGTCTGCTGTCGTTCATCTTTTGTTTGGCGTAGCACAAGGCTCCGTACTCGGCGGCCCACTGTTCATCATGTACGTCACACCTTTTTCTGAGGCTACTAAAACCGAAGGCGTGAAAGTTAGTCAGTTTTCAGATGACAAGCAGGCACGCTCACGTTTCGCTCTTAAGGAGGATTTCTCCTCCCAGTCTCAGTGTCGCACCCGCCTTGGCTTCTGGTTTGAAAAAACCGACGCCTGGCTCACCATCAACCGCGTCCAGCTCAACATTCCTAAAAGCACACTAATCTACACATACAACCCCGGTAAAGGCTCCACAACTCGTCACATTGATTCAACCCCTCTCCAGATTGGATCGTCACTAGTCCAGCCGTCCACAACGGCTTGTAACCTTGGTGTCATCATTGATACTCACCTGAAAATGGAAGCCCAAGTCAAGAAGACCAGCAGAGCCGCCAACTTTCATCTCAACAGGATAAACAAGATCCCTCGGTTTCTCGATTTTTCCTCTGTCAAATGTGTTGTGAATGCTTTAGTTCTTTCTCGCTTCGAATACTGCAATTCTCTCTATCTTAATCTTCCATCTTCTCTCTTGAAGCGCCTTCAGCGTGTCCAAAATGCAGCGGTTCGTACGATTTTTAATCTTCGAAAACGCGAACATGTGTCTATACACCGCCAATCTCTTCACTGGCTTGAAATCGCTGACCGTGCTAAACTCAAAGTTGCCTGTCTCACTTTTCGCTGCCTCAATGGCTCAGCCCCTCCCTATCTTTCTGATCTCATCTCTTGCTATTCCCTAAGTCGTGAACTCCGCTCCGGCGATAAAAATCTTCTCATTTGCAAACCTTTTCGTCTCACTCTATTCGGCAAACGAGCTTTCTCATGCGCCTCCCCTCTTCTCTGGAATAGTCTACCCCACCCTGTCAGACAAGCCCCGAACTTGAATACTTTTCGTTCTCTTGTAATTCTTCACCTTCTGTCCAAAAACTGTAACTAA
- the LOC124342308 gene encoding KICSTOR complex protein SZT2-like: protein MSRLLQVGTGGSFPNVAHIASAQAHYTDRFLNECDHIKVLLHLHSFTYDFHLRSLNSFVAGRHYLLKPGFHLISFLDDFNKYYNKAPNFARNQVVRNSLTLKDPATPGEQLFNYLLSHERRYGFHVLRMASSTNSDSDEVTTEYVLAKQWPFKTIQREYGDLKHADDYDVTLLVSHESVCEDPMTIFIKFYVIMTSKREYYPRLLMEKKPGKFRTVSTATPVKAASAPPLEIVDRVAEDSVSAAQDDSTQVVEKEPASVDQPKISKSNLDLQLADKERKTPTPELLSVSNPGVSFAQRK, encoded by the exons ATGTCCCGGCTGTTGCAAGTCGGTACGGGCGGATCTTTTCCTAACGTGGCGCACATCGCATCGGCCCAAGCGCATTACACCGATCGCTTTCTCAATGAATGCGATCACATCAAA GTTCTACTTCACTTGCACTCGTTCACGTACGACTTCCACCTTCGCAGTCTCAACTCATTCGTCGCTGGCCGTCATTACCTATTGAAACCCGGTTTCCATTTAATCAGCTTCTTGGACGATTTTAACAAATATTACAACAAG GCTCCTAACTTTGCCAGAAATCAAGTTGTGAGAAACAGTCTGACACTCAAAGATCCTGCAACTCCGGGTGAACAGCTGTTCAATTATCTGTTGAGTCACGAGCGCCGTTACGGGTTCCACGTCCTCAGGATGGCTTCTTCGACCAACTCGGACAGTGATGAAGTCACGACGGAGTATGTTTTAGCGAAACAGTGGCCCTTCAAAACCATACAACG GGAATATGGTGATCTCAAACACGCGGATGACTATGACGTGACGTTGCTGGTGTCCCACGAATCGGTCTGCGAAGATCCAATGAccattttcatcaaattttacGTCATCATGACCTCAAAGCGGGAATACTATCCCAGATTGTTGATGGAGAAGAAACCAGGCAAATTCCGGACCGTGTCTACGGCGACTCCG GTTAAGGCGGCCTCAGCACCCCCATTGGAAATAGTCGATCGTGTGGCGGAGGATTCCGTCTCGGCTGCCCAGGATGATTCAAcccaagtcgtcgagaaagaGCCAGCCTCTGTCGACCAACCAAAGATTTCCAAGAGCAATTTAGATTTACAGTTGGCGgataaagaaaggaaaacgCCAACTCCCGAGCTGCTGTCGGTCAGTAATCCTGGGGTGAGCTTCGCTCAACGAAAGTAG
- the LOC124342306 gene encoding KICSTOR complex protein SZT2-like — protein sequence MAQWKESLSGEINLPDHIQQDSNGQVALKVQRAHQRFVSWSQDSPNNPCPEAVTLIHSQSGHFGSGGDVDKVNTSGEHGPLVSPFIPRQRLLWATVSRDQEWVMWMYNFNKDSYESLIKQCNSLAQWHNARWALLSSIVAHKLGLFHNQQCSGRVHAHQTLRNNPFLVLSEMEALVKLHVPPASRDYNAGSSRKPSQSSLPHLAHLETFRDSKPARLLSNTPYGNQGDLVTRQGQQWIEKRYSERREEMQRLLVLFPARSSGNNISITEDIIQLFKQVARIIHYCFTPLLFLPKWRLQVARTRDPNMGHDYAFINQRIFKISAETRVWKFHQQWRPEQSQKFASLPT from the exons ATGGCGCAGTGGAAAGAGTCGTTGAGTGGCGAGATCAACTTGCCTGATCACATCCAGCAGGACAGCAACGGGCAAGTGGCTCTCAAAGTTCAACGAGCCCATCAGCGCTTCGTCTCTTGGTCTCAAGATTCTCCAAACAATCCTTGCCCAGAAGCGGTGACGCTAATTCACTCGCAAAGCGGCCATTTCGGCAGTGGTGGCGATGTTGACAAGGTCAATACGAGCGGAGAACACGGGCCTTTGGTTTCGCCATTTATCCCGCGTCAGCGCCTCCTATGGGCCACGGTCAGCCGTGACCAGGAATGGGTCATGTGGATGTACAACTTCAACAAGGACAGTTACGAGTCGTTGATTAAGCAGTGCAACAGTCTGGCTCAGTGGCATAACGCCCGCTGGGCTTTGCTCTCCAGCATCGTTGCCCATAAACTGGGTCTCTTCCACAATCAGCAGTGCTCCGGAAGAGTCCACGCCCACCAAACTCTGCGCAACAATCCGTTTCTGGTCCTGTCGGAAATGGAAGCCTTGGTCAAGCTGCACGTCCCGCCCGCCTCACGCGATTATAACGCCGGCTCCAGCCGTAAGCCCAGTCAGTCCAGTTTGCCTCACTTGGCTCATCTGGAGACTTTTAGGGATAGCAAACCAGCCAG ACTGCTGAGCAATACGCCTTACGGGAATCAAGGAGATCTGGTGACTCGGCAGGGTCAGCAATGGATCGAGAAGAGATATTCCGAACGTCGGGAAGAAATGCAACGGCTGCTGGTGCTGTTTCCGGCGCGATCTTCGGGAAATAATATTTCGATTACTGAAGATATTATCCAGCTGTTCAAACAAGTAGCGAGAATCATTCACTACTGCTTCACGCCGCTTCTCTTCCTGCCGAAGTGGCGACTTCAGGTGGCCAGAACTCGGGATCCTAACATGGGACATGATTACGCTTTCATCAACCAACGaatttttaaa ATATCGGCCGAGACACGAGTCTGGAAATTCCATCAACAGTGGCGGCCGGAACAGTCCCAGAAATTCGCCTCCTTGCCAACCTAG